The DNA window ATTCTGCAAAAAGGCTGAAGAGGTTTGAGTGATGtggaaaaattgaaacaaaaaccTGCCATTATGTGATAATCAGCAAACTATATTAAATCATTGATCTGATTATTATATTATCTAGAACACTTTTTGTActataaaatactaattttaagATATAGCTGATCATATTCAGTTGTTATCTATGAATTTTGATTCCAAAATTATTAGTTTCAAATGGAGAGTaaactaaaacaaaacaattgaTGTGTTGAAagacataataataatatagtaacaCCTTGAAATTTCGTATTTTATTCCAAAATTACCAACATGCCAACGTTTGCATTTGCCGATGGATGACCAAAGCTTCATACAGATACGACACTGctaatatatatacactatCTAATACTGTAACGAAGCGACATAGATGACTTATCATTAGGCGCGTCTTCAGCATCCACCGCTTGCAGGTTCAATTGAGCTCAGAAGTCCATTACCCCTCAACTGCATGCAATGGTCTTCCGCATCGGCCTGAGCGCAAATAATCACAACCGCCATGCCATTGTAGTGTGCTTCTTGCATTATGTTAACTGCATTATCAACTGTCATCCCTGGGATAACCTTCATCAATACTTGCACAACATATTCCCTTTTATTGTAGTTATCATTGTGTAGCATCACCCTATAAGGTGGTGCCATTTTCCTTGATTTTCTGCacacaaaaaacaaacaaacaaatatttaatatttagtattcaaataaatttcattttatgcCTCCAACATTAAAGTAAAAATCACAATGCGTCACGAAGAAAACCTAGGAGGTAATAAACTTTACTAGCACTTGTGACAAGGGACATTAAGGGCGGAAACATATCAATTTGAGTTGCCAATCATATTCTGAGAGGAAAAAGAGTAACAACCTAAGAATATTATCATTGGATCCGATaagataaaaattattaatggaaGGATAATGTATCAATTACACATCAAGATGAGATGATAGTAGAAGCAAGTCGCATGCAAAATGGAGTTCCTAAAGTTATTATCATCTCGAGGTTTGTTCTTCAAACAGGAAGTACCTCTTACTTTCGGCGACCACATGCCTATTCACTATCTAGCTCATTTGTTCTACCAGTCCACCCCAAATAAAACCACTTTACAGACACATCTAAATCGGATTCTTTACAAGCGAATTAATTTAAAGCTACAGGCTACTCTAACCAAACAGCTAGTTATAGCTATTGCAAACTCAACAGCTACCAATTATGTTTGGATTAGTTGTTAtccaaaataaagaaaacaacaaCTAACAGTTAAACCAAACCCTATCTTACACAATACAGAAAATGCTGGAGAGAAAAAAAGGCGAAATTACATTTTCTACGAGAATAGGTTGTAGATATAAAGTTCCGAAGTTTTTAAAACAGAaaacaaacaattaaacatAGATTGGACAAGTTTCAACGCAATATAGCATCAAACTTCTCCGAAACAGCCATGCCAAACAGGCCGAACAGCCACatattagaaaataaaagaacGTGCTAAACGAAAAGAGACTATGCTGTAGTCATATACCTCAAATCAAACTCAGATTCACGGCCAGGAGTGGTTCTCTCTATAACCGGCTTTTCCAATACCCCACCTCCTTTACCCGGCCCTGTTGCCGCCAAAGCCATGGGAATCCCCCGGTTGATCCATGGACCTCTACAAGAACAATATTTATCTCCTGTAACAAACAATCAATAAATCACAAACAACACTAAACTAGAATCTGCAAGTAATTAACTACCCACCAACTGACACTCCAAATACAGTTACTAATCATGCAAAATTAACCAACTAAAAATCCACTCAAAGGAACACCTCAAGTTAGTTAACAAATACAGCACAAAAAAGAAATTCTATCTCAAATTAATATCCATAGtataatttaagcaaaataaattaTCGAAATAGATAGCACGAACACTTCATCCAATCAACTTGTCCCGTTTCGGACAGTGTTATTTTGCCATGTCCGTGTGTAAGTGTCCCGTTTTtcagtgtccgtgctacctaggaaATAACAAACTAAAATTCACAAAGGACAGACAAATACAACattaatttcatcaaaaaaaggAGAATTAGCAATGACAAACAGCTAAACTAACTGATTACcattaattaatacaaaattgcaccaaaattaaaaaaaattaaggatttAAAGAAGAACCTGATTTAGGGTTAAAGACGTGGTTAGGTGAGAGAGTAATTCTCCCACGAATTGCAGTCTCCATTATCTCTGTTTCTTCAATCAGAAATggatgttttgttttaaaaaattatttatttgaaattgttgtttttttaaagaaataataaatattttaaaggcAGTAAGATGAGGTGGTTGAGTGGTGGTGCTGGAGAGACGTAATGGCTAAAAAGACGTCGTTTTTCTTACACCAGAAAAATATCATATACGGGGATATAGCAATAATATAAATCTAGTACTAAAGCTTTTCAATTGTGttaattttaaccaaaaatcaactattttagctaatttttaataaatacatCTCAACTTTAACCAATTGCTCACTTTTTTCAGAATAAAATAccatttttttagatattttcaattataaccaaatttaaaaaaatttaattcaacaaatacctattaaaattaaaataattggcGGAATGGttataattgaaacaaataaaaaatagttggtgttattttaaaaaagaatgaGCAATTGGCTAAAATTAATATGCGCTTATTTTGCAAACTATCAATAGCAAA is part of the Mercurialis annua linkage group LG3, ddMerAnnu1.2, whole genome shotgun sequence genome and encodes:
- the LOC126675172 gene encoding ATP-dependent Clp protease adapter protein CLPS1, chloroplastic, which produces METAIRGRITLSPNHVFNPKSGDKYCSCRGPWINRGIPMALAATGPGKGGGVLEKPVIERTTPGRESEFDLRKSRKMAPPYRVMLHNDNYNKREYVVQVLMKVIPGMTVDNAVNIMQEAHYNGMAVVIICAQADAEDHCMQLRGNGLLSSIEPASGGC